The Thermincola ferriacetica region TGATAAACCGCCGTCCCCCGGCGACAGCGCCCGAAACCAGTGTATACCAGGCAAAGTCTGCCAATATATGCCCTACAAAAAACAAAGCCACGCCAGCCAATCCAAACTTCCGGGCCATCGTCAGGTAACCCAGCCCGATAGTCGCCCACCAGAGCGACCAGTAAGGGTTGGAAAGGCTGGTGAGAATTCCGGCCATAACAGGACCAAACCCCTTCTGTTCCCCTGTTCCCTCCAGGTTTAAGGAAATAGTACCCCTTACTGCATTCTTCACCATATCAAAGCCCATGAAAAATAGGAAACCCCCGCCGGCAATCCCAATCACTGCTGTAACTGCCGGTTTCTTTATAACCAAATTGAGGCCAAGAATCATGCCAGTAACCAGCACCAGTTCCAAAACAGCATGACCGAGAACCAAAAGAGGACCGGCTTTCGCTCCCCGACGCAGGCTTTCATTTATGGTGACCGTCAATAAAGGTCCCGGCATCATGGCACCCGAAAAACCTACTATAAAAGCAGTTAAAAATATACCCGGTATACCCAAGACTCCTACCTCCTACCGTCCTTCGTATTAGTTTCAGTTAAAGGGGTTACCCCTCAGTATTTGGGGCATATCCGTTCACCACTACTCTGATTTCCCCGTTGTCCGGGCAAAAAAGCAGCCC contains the following coding sequences:
- a CDS encoding LysE family transporter, translating into MGIPGIFLTAFIVGFSGAMMPGPLLTVTINESLRRGAKAGPLLVLGHAVLELVLVTGMILGLNLVIKKPAVTAVIGIAGGGFLFFMGFDMVKNAVRGTISLNLEGTGEQKGFGPVMAGILTSLSNPYWSLWWATIGLGYLTMARKFGLAGVALFFVGHILADFAWYTLVSGAVAGGRRFISNRVYRGIIAVCGLFLLGLALDFLWGGIRYFI